From a region of the Pseudanabaena sp. ABRG5-3 genome:
- a CDS encoding IS630 transposase-related protein, protein MAPYSLDLRQKIVATYEAGNTSIREVAKQFQVATKTVQTLLNQYRETGELNHKPLGSQIKSPLEAHREKILKIATEHPDWTLWQYCEEVAEQTGVSVTTGSMCRFFQRHNITLKKRPIAMKR, encoded by the coding sequence ATGGCACCTTACTCACTAGATCTTAGGCAAAAGATCGTAGCAACCTACGAAGCAGGAAATACATCGATTCGTGAAGTAGCTAAGCAATTTCAAGTCGCGACAAAAACAGTGCAAACACTGCTGAATCAATACCGAGAGACAGGAGAACTAAACCACAAACCATTAGGGAGTCAAATCAAAAGTCCGCTCGAAGCCCATCGAGAGAAAATCCTCAAAATTGCGACAGAGCATCCAGATTGGACACTATGGCAGTACTGTGAGGAAGTAGCAGAACAAACAGGAGTATCAGTGACCACGGGCAGTATGTGCCGATTTTTCCAGAGGCATAACATCACGCTAAAAAAAAGACCTATCGCCATGAAAAGGTAA
- the dnaA gene encoding chromosomal replication initiator protein DnaA — protein sequence MSVDISLETLWNQVLELLESQLSRPTYEGWIKTVVADELTSDRLTIRTPSLFAKNWLHKYYFQNITDAVTEILGYPVEVYIVADPSGAPPSGQPDDDVTEGEGNQESLLETAIATETVQAMAASIPTTKVQSDPQIESSHNSPRHNNLNPKYNFNRFVVGSTNRMAHAAALAVSESPGREFNPLFLCGGVGLGKTHLMQAIAHYHLEIEPRARIAYVSTEQFTNDLIAAIRKDSMQRFRELYREIDMLIVDDIQFIEGKEYTQEEFFHTFNTLYEAGKQIVLASDRPPAQIPRLQERLCSRFSMGLIADIQVPDLETRMAILQKKAEYDNLKIPADVLHYIAASYTSNIRELEGALVRTVAYISISGLPMTVENVAPVLNPPKEPVEVSAEMVLSVVTEMLNIDLADLLGNSRRREISQARQYVMYLMRQHTNLSLPKIGEAVGGKDHTTVMYSCEKVAQLQSTDGDIAQLLRQLSDRIYFIAQSKN from the coding sequence ATGTCTGTTGATATTTCCTTAGAAACACTCTGGAATCAAGTCCTTGAACTTCTTGAAAGCCAACTTAGCCGCCCTACATATGAAGGATGGATCAAGACTGTTGTGGCTGATGAGCTGACATCTGATCGCTTGACGATTCGCACGCCATCACTTTTTGCCAAAAATTGGCTACATAAATATTATTTTCAAAACATTACCGATGCTGTCACCGAAATTTTAGGCTATCCCGTCGAAGTCTATATCGTCGCCGATCCCAGTGGTGCGCCCCCCAGTGGTCAGCCCGATGATGATGTAACCGAGGGTGAAGGCAATCAAGAGAGCCTCTTGGAAACGGCGATCGCTACCGAAACAGTGCAGGCGATGGCAGCATCAATTCCCACTACCAAGGTACAGAGCGATCCGCAGATTGAGAGTAGCCATAATTCGCCGCGCCATAATAATCTCAATCCTAAGTACAATTTCAATCGCTTTGTGGTTGGTTCTACCAATCGTATGGCTCATGCTGCGGCTCTAGCAGTATCTGAGTCCCCCGGACGCGAATTTAATCCCTTATTTCTCTGCGGTGGTGTGGGCTTAGGTAAAACCCATCTCATGCAAGCGATCGCCCATTACCATCTAGAAATCGAACCGAGGGCAAGGATTGCCTATGTGTCCACAGAGCAATTCACCAATGATCTGATTGCGGCGATTCGTAAAGATAGTATGCAGAGATTTCGGGAGTTATATCGCGAGATCGATATGCTGATCGTCGATGATATTCAATTCATTGAGGGCAAGGAATATACCCAAGAGGAGTTTTTCCATACCTTTAATACCCTCTATGAAGCGGGTAAACAAATTGTACTGGCAAGCGATCGCCCACCTGCTCAGATTCCCCGTTTACAAGAGCGTCTATGTTCGCGCTTCTCAATGGGCTTAATTGCCGATATTCAGGTTCCTGATTTAGAGACCCGTATGGCGATTTTGCAGAAAAAAGCCGAATACGACAATCTCAAAATTCCTGCCGATGTGCTGCATTACATTGCCGCGAGTTATACCTCCAACATTCGCGAATTGGAGGGAGCATTAGTGCGAACCGTTGCCTATATTTCTATTTCAGGCTTACCGATGACCGTGGAAAATGTCGCACCAGTTCTCAATCCTCCTAAGGAACCTGTAGAGGTTTCTGCCGAGATGGTGTTGAGTGTGGTGACAGAAATGCTGAATATTGATTTAGCAGATCTCTTAGGTAATTCCCGCCGTCGTGAAATTAGCCAAGCACGTCAATATGTCATGTACTTAATGCGCCAACATACCAACCTCAGTCTTCCCAAAATCGGTGAAGCCGTCGGTGGCAAAGACCATACAACCGTGATGTATAGCTGCGAAAAGGTCGCGCAATTACAATCCACTGATGGTGATATTGCCCAGTTGTTGCGGCAGTTAAGCGATCGCATTTACTTCATAGCCCAATCTAAGAATTAG
- the pdxA gene encoding 4-hydroxythreonine-4-phosphate dehydrogenase PdxA, which produces MNILRHSSWKSKPRIALTIGDPAGIGTEIILKSLADHNLLALDAEFTVFGDRRYLLETYKLLKNLKDDHMAIADPNHLEIMDIYTDGEISLGVGNRESGAASFAYLEAAIAQTLAGNFDAIVTAPIAKSAWKQAGHDYAGQTELLAERSHIDDFGMLFVGKSPHTDWVLRVLLATVHIPLGEVTKQLTPELIEQKLELLRRSLLQDFGITHPRIAIAGINPHSGEQGQLGIEERDWLQPLIERYRQQHPHVQITNPIPPDTMWVNPAKAWRDRDRVSLGYEAYLAMYHDQGLIPVKLLAFDRAVNTTIGLPFVRTSPDHGTAFDIAGKGIADPASTIEAITLAIELVQIRQKNKQGA; this is translated from the coding sequence ATGAACATTCTGCGGCATTCATCTTGGAAATCTAAACCCCGAATAGCTCTCACTATAGGTGATCCCGCAGGAATTGGAACGGAAATCATTCTAAAATCTCTTGCCGATCACAATTTACTTGCCCTAGATGCTGAGTTCACAGTGTTTGGCGATCGCCGATATCTGTTGGAAACCTATAAATTATTAAAAAACTTAAAAGATGATCATATGGCGATCGCCGATCCCAATCATTTAGAGATTATGGATATTTACACCGATGGTGAAATTTCTCTAGGTGTTGGCAATCGTGAAAGTGGGGCAGCAAGTTTTGCTTATCTTGAGGCTGCGATCGCCCAAACTTTGGCGGGGAATTTCGATGCGATCGTCACTGCCCCAATTGCCAAATCAGCTTGGAAACAGGCAGGACATGACTATGCAGGGCAAACTGAGCTATTGGCAGAACGTAGTCACATTGATGATTTTGGGATGCTATTTGTTGGTAAATCACCCCATACGGACTGGGTATTGCGGGTGCTATTAGCAACGGTGCATATTCCTTTGGGTGAAGTGACCAAACAGCTTACACCTGAACTGATCGAGCAGAAATTAGAATTATTGCGCCGATCGCTATTACAGGACTTTGGGATCACCCATCCGCGCATTGCGATCGCGGGGATCAATCCCCATAGCGGTGAGCAGGGGCAACTGGGGATCGAGGAACGTGACTGGTTGCAACCATTGATTGAGCGCTATCGCCAACAGCACCCCCATGTCCAAATTACTAATCCAATTCCGCCTGACACCATGTGGGTTAATCCTGCCAAAGCATGGCGCGATCGAGATCGGGTTTCTCTTGGCTACGAGGCATATCTTGCTATGTATCACGACCAAGGTTTAATTCCTGTCAAACTTTTAGCCTTTGATCGGGCTGTGAATACCACGATTGGTTTACCCTTTGTGCGGACATCCCCTGATCATGGTACTGCCTTTGATATAGCAGGTAAGGGGATTGCCGATCCTGCAAGTACGATTGAAGCAATTACCTTAGCAATCGAACTAGTCCAAATAAGACAAAAAAATAAACAAGGGGCTTAA
- the rplI gene encoding 50S ribosomal protein L9 — translation MAKSNLQVMLTKNVTKLGKLGDLVAVKPGYAQNFLIPQGLAIRATAGVVKEVERRKEVERQRLIAIRQEAESRKTALATIGGFIIKKKVGEGNAIFGTVTDREVAQLITAKSMLEIDHRDITIPEINQTGTYDVSIKLHAEVTATIKIQVVPE, via the coding sequence ATGGCAAAGAGTAATTTGCAGGTCATGCTGACCAAAAATGTTACAAAATTAGGTAAACTTGGCGATTTAGTAGCTGTAAAGCCCGGTTATGCTCAAAATTTCCTCATACCTCAAGGTTTAGCTATTCGTGCAACCGCAGGTGTTGTTAAAGAAGTTGAAAGACGCAAAGAAGTTGAGCGTCAACGTTTAATCGCTATTCGTCAGGAAGCTGAAAGCCGTAAGACCGCTCTCGCAACCATTGGAGGCTTTATTATTAAGAAAAAAGTTGGCGAAGGTAATGCTATTTTCGGTACTGTAACCGATCGCGAAGTTGCTCAATTGATCACCGCTAAGTCGATGTTAGAAATCGATCACCGCGACATTACAATTCCTGAAATTAATCAAACAGGTACTTACGATGTGTCGATCAAGCTTCATGCTGAAGTCACCGCAACAATCAAAATTCAAGTCGTTCCTGAATAA
- a CDS encoding FecR domain-containing protein, which produces MPLLVLFLTATTLPSCTISQPAKPFSSEALPTEAIAEISEIRSYPVRVKYINSTSARPATVGVPLKANESVSTEDSSTAQVTLKSGAIIRIGGSANLTLKPQNQVEFESGRLVAWAAKDSKAPAQIKTSFGEISSNDGTLYLEIPAKAAEERRVIALDGTVTVLLKSTSEIVTIGKGEEIRIKADGKATPPKRIDKEGIDKRIANNALIFGFSTQLASLPQITSEFGVTATVKEASTIQFRRSDLPNKPSEPKSKPAYTSGTANSDRREETYDRRREESTAAKPAEPATTAKPNNDPTPTATTAPASPTPNNPQPTPITTDPSPKPVEPAPQPAPLEPPPQPVQPEIPAPEPPPVAPKPKN; this is translated from the coding sequence GTGCCTCTTCTGGTCTTATTTCTAACAGCCACAACGCTGCCTAGTTGTACGATCAGTCAGCCCGCTAAGCCCTTTAGCTCTGAAGCTCTCCCGACCGAAGCGATCGCCGAAATTAGCGAAATCCGCAGCTATCCAGTGAGAGTTAAGTATATTAACTCCACATCCGCAAGACCTGCAACCGTTGGTGTACCGCTCAAAGCCAATGAAAGTGTCAGCACCGAAGACTCCTCAACCGCTCAAGTAACACTAAAAAGTGGAGCCATTATCCGTATTGGTGGGAGTGCTAATCTCACCCTCAAGCCGCAAAACCAAGTGGAGTTTGAGTCAGGGCGCTTGGTGGCATGGGCTGCCAAAGATAGCAAAGCTCCTGCCCAAATCAAAACCTCCTTTGGCGAAATTTCTAGCAATGACGGAACTCTATATCTAGAAATCCCCGCCAAGGCTGCGGAAGAGCGTCGTGTTATTGCCCTCGATGGCACTGTGACAGTCTTACTAAAAAGTACATCGGAAATTGTAACCATTGGCAAAGGAGAAGAAATTAGAATCAAAGCCGATGGTAAGGCAACTCCCCCCAAACGTATTGACAAGGAAGGTATTGATAAGCGGATTGCTAATAATGCTCTGATTTTTGGATTTAGCACTCAGCTCGCCAGTCTGCCCCAAATCACCTCCGAATTTGGCGTTACAGCTACGGTCAAAGAAGCAAGCACAATCCAATTTCGACGCTCTGACTTACCCAATAAGCCTAGTGAACCCAAGTCCAAGCCCGCGTACACTTCGGGTACAGCTAATAGCGATCGCCGAGAAGAGACTTATGATCGCAGACGTGAAGAATCTACAGCAGCTAAACCAGCAGAACCTGCAACCACTGCTAAACCCAATAACGACCCAACACCGACGGCAACTACTGCACCTGCGTCACCGACTCCCAACAATCCCCAACCGACCCCAATCACAACTGATCCTTCACCCAAACCTGTAGAACCCGCGCCACAACCTGCACCTTTAGAGCCACCACCACAGCCCGTGCAGCCTGAAATCCCTGCTCCTGAGCCACCACCTGTTGCTCCCAAACCTAAAAATTAG
- a CDS encoding two-component regulator propeller domain-containing protein yields the protein MVKMFAAPKTPKLNVSNAITKIGLALAVNIASWLALSCGNTDNAQAINIKSTNNQLVKQGNVLSPSTRVNSLIANRSSSSFDGRISATLIDSRDRFWVGTWQGLLQLDPRTGRAIFSISLPNSTVTALLEDNRGYFWVGTTSGLYQISPNSGKIENIAIQLSSSRILSLAMDRAGFIWVGTDQGITRISPYNAETYARMPNIPGTAANVMQIDHSGNIWVGTLDGLFKLNPGTAKITARIPFVSGQIVQALAVDPSGKIWAGTPRNVIEINPKTNKAIARVNPVTGRDIVALASDKTGELWIGMRDGLVLANTYNGEITSFINNLPNSSVLNLLISDREVWIGTSGGLGKINAKLKTSQIPNATATVVYTIQK from the coding sequence ATGGTTAAGATGTTTGCAGCCCCAAAAACGCCCAAATTAAATGTCTCAAATGCGATCACCAAAATAGGCTTAGCCTTAGCAGTGAATATAGCTAGCTGGTTAGCCCTGAGTTGTGGCAATACTGACAATGCCCAAGCCATAAATATCAAAAGTACTAACAATCAGCTAGTGAAGCAAGGAAATGTACTCTCACCATCTACAAGAGTAAATTCTCTGATTGCAAATAGATCATCATCAAGTTTCGATGGTCGCATTAGTGCCACCTTAATTGATAGTCGCGATCGCTTTTGGGTGGGAACTTGGCAAGGTTTGCTTCAACTGGATCCGCGCACAGGTCGAGCGATCTTCTCTATATCTTTACCAAATTCCACCGTCACCGCCTTATTGGAGGATAACCGTGGCTATTTTTGGGTTGGCACAACTTCAGGCTTATACCAGATCAGCCCCAACTCAGGCAAAATTGAAAATATTGCAATTCAGCTATCCTCTAGTCGCATTTTAAGCTTAGCGATGGATCGCGCAGGCTTCATCTGGGTAGGAACCGATCAAGGCATTACCCGTATCAGCCCCTACAATGCCGAAACCTATGCGCGGATGCCCAATATTCCGGGTACTGCTGCTAACGTGATGCAGATCGATCATTCGGGCAATATTTGGGTTGGTACATTGGATGGACTGTTTAAACTCAACCCCGGAACCGCGAAAATTACAGCAAGGATTCCCTTTGTATCTGGACAAATTGTGCAAGCTCTGGCTGTTGATCCGTCAGGGAAAATATGGGCAGGTACACCCCGCAATGTGATCGAAATTAATCCCAAAACCAATAAGGCGATCGCCCGAGTTAATCCCGTCACAGGTAGAGATATCGTCGCTCTAGCCAGTGATAAAACTGGCGAGTTGTGGATTGGCATGAGAGATGGGCTAGTCCTTGCCAATACTTACAATGGCGAAATTACCTCGTTTATCAATAATCTTCCCAATAGTTCTGTTCTCAATTTACTCATTAGCGATCGCGAAGTTTGGATTGGTACTTCGGGTGGATTAGGCAAAATTAACGCCAAGCTCAAAACATCACAAATTCCCAACGCAACTGCAACAGTAGTTTATACAATACAGAAGTAG
- a CDS encoding cyclic nucleotide-binding domain-containing protein yields MDVLLEKLHDVFTAQVLDIGGTKFSIASIAILLGLLVLAFFVSKLISETLRRSLLRKLRINRGLQEAITVFIKYLLITLSCTIILQTAGVNLSSLAVIAGVIGIGIGFGLQNLSSNFISGVVLLFEQTLKVGDYIEIGELKGTIEKISIRSTILRTDDDLFVIVPNQRLIEHNTVNWSYAGHTCRIHIPITVAIDTDLLVLTEALLTASRHEPHVLQSPPSEVRFLKFNRDALEFELLVWIDHPDNHEAIRSSLNFRIAYEIRERGIQIPLPTREIVIRNPELIHDTISPNLPSNPKLRLIPNQSKIVAKNSIDSSPSTGINTRSLHDLLRKISYFERCTEVELFALIARGYRKQFDISEVICQENDPSEEFYIILSGAVEVFSERNNQAIATLGEGEFFGEIALLTGTPRTASVRALSSDTVLFVVERQQLQKLLSEHKELGEQIALKLSERQQILISLGLLNEEELQRSQHAALSWVRDRLNAIFGINLGKS; encoded by the coding sequence ATGGATGTTTTATTAGAAAAACTGCATGATGTCTTCACCGCCCAAGTTTTAGACATTGGAGGAACTAAGTTTTCGATCGCCTCGATCGCCATTTTGCTAGGACTGCTTGTCTTAGCATTTTTTGTATCAAAACTAATTAGTGAAACTCTCAGGCGATCGCTACTTAGAAAACTGCGGATCAATCGGGGATTACAGGAAGCCATTACTGTATTTATCAAATACTTACTGATTACCCTTAGCTGCACAATTATTTTACAAACGGCTGGTGTTAACCTCAGTTCTTTAGCCGTAATTGCGGGAGTCATCGGGATCGGAATTGGCTTTGGGCTCCAAAATCTTTCCAGTAATTTTATCAGTGGCGTAGTATTACTATTTGAGCAAACTCTCAAGGTTGGCGATTATATTGAAATTGGCGAGCTGAAAGGTACTATCGAAAAAATATCGATTCGCTCCACAATTCTCCGTACCGATGACGACTTATTCGTAATCGTTCCCAATCAACGGCTAATCGAACACAATACCGTTAACTGGAGCTATGCAGGACATACTTGTCGCATCCATATTCCAATTACCGTAGCGATAGATACCGATCTACTAGTTTTAACAGAAGCATTACTCACCGCATCTCGCCACGAACCCCATGTATTACAGTCACCACCGTCAGAAGTCCGATTTCTCAAGTTTAACCGTGATGCCCTCGAATTTGAACTATTAGTCTGGATCGATCATCCTGACAACCACGAAGCCATCCGTAGTTCGCTTAACTTTCGGATTGCCTACGAAATCCGCGAAAGAGGTATTCAGATTCCGTTACCAACTAGAGAAATCGTAATTCGCAACCCTGAATTAATTCACGATACTATTTCTCCCAATCTTCCTAGTAACCCCAAATTAAGACTCATACCCAATCAATCAAAAATAGTAGCTAAGAACTCTATTGATTCATCTCCATCTACTGGGATCAATACAAGAAGTCTCCATGATTTATTGCGAAAAATATCTTACTTTGAACGCTGTACGGAAGTAGAACTATTTGCCTTAATCGCAAGGGGATATCGCAAACAATTTGATATTAGTGAAGTTATTTGCCAAGAAAATGACCCCAGCGAAGAGTTTTATATTATTTTGTCTGGAGCCGTAGAAGTTTTCTCAGAGCGGAATAATCAGGCGATCGCTACATTAGGCGAGGGAGAGTTTTTTGGTGAAATTGCCTTATTAACTGGTACACCTCGAACAGCCAGTGTTCGCGCCTTATCCTCGGATACAGTTCTGTTTGTAGTCGAACGTCAGCAATTACAAAAACTCCTCAGTGAACATAAGGAGTTAGGTGAACAAATCGCGTTGAAATTATCAGAGCGGCAACAGATTTTGATTAGTCTCGGCTTACTAAACGAAGAAGAATTGCAAAGATCGCAACATGCCGCACTGTCATGGGTACGCGATCGCCTCAATGCTATCTTTGGAATTAATCTAGGCAAGAGCTAA